Proteins from one Deltaproteobacteria bacterium genomic window:
- a CDS encoding cytochrome c3 family protein, translating to MKKRSLAALAVTVLGMVFVFAVVYAAQQAADEMTMNSKAYDKHKKALVTFTHKKHNVDYKISCADCHHVYECGKNVWKEGNDVQKCDVCHSQAKAPTGKDAPKLSKKEKIAKYHYSAIHENCVGCHKDLKKAGKPTGPTACKQCHPQKPS from the coding sequence ATGAAGAAGCGATCCTTAGCAGCATTGGCAGTTACAGTTTTGGGTATGGTTTTTGTCTTTGCAGTTGTTTACGCAGCTCAGCAGGCGGCTGATGAAATGACCATGAATTCAAAAGCCTACGATAAGCATAAAAAGGCCCTTGTCACCTTCACGCACAAGAAACACAATGTGGACTACAAGATTTCTTGCGCCGACTGTCACCACGTTTATGAATGTGGCAAGAACGTCTGGAAAGAGGGGAACGACGTCCAAAAATGCGATGTCTGTCACAGCCAGGCCAAGGCGCCAACAGGAAAAGACGCGCCAAAACTGAGCAAGAAGGAGAAGATTGCAAAATACCACTACTCAGCTATCCATGAGAACTGTGTGGGATGTCACAAGGATTTGAAGAAGGCCGGCAAACCTACCGGCCCTACGGCGTGCAAGCAGTGCCATCCCCAAAAACCGTCCTGA